In Pseudomonadota bacterium, the following proteins share a genomic window:
- a CDS encoding glycosyltransferase family A protein has protein sequence MTDPRVSVIVPAFNAGEWLKPCIESILAQTVSDFEVIVVDDGSTDGSVDTLVVSDQRLRIVKQNNQGAAAARNRGLAETRGRWISFVDADDLLHRDKLRHQFDYLSASPSVELTAGSWCRFVDEPPAVPQVVADDLWRPQTPVSWQIAALSQNLMIQPAAWLASRSLVERVGPWNPALSLNDDGEYFARLMLATDQVGFSARALSFYRSGSDQTLSAGRSASHFKSAVTALELIGRQLLAVEDSDAVRSALAAAWSRLAVECYPYAPDLSLSCEVSARDHGHFQPAVGGGRWVRRLAGPLGWRLARRLQATVYDLGYRQFGQRRTARKAPHA, from the coding sequence GTGACCGATCCGCGAGTCTCGGTCATCGTTCCGGCCTTTAACGCCGGTGAGTGGCTCAAGCCCTGCATCGAGTCGATCCTGGCGCAAACCGTTTCAGACTTCGAGGTGATTGTGGTTGATGACGGTTCAACGGACGGCTCGGTGGATACACTGGTGGTGTCCGATCAGCGCTTGAGGATCGTTAAGCAGAACAACCAGGGCGCAGCAGCCGCCCGGAATCGGGGCTTAGCGGAAACGCGGGGCCGCTGGATCAGCTTCGTGGATGCTGATGATCTTCTCCATCGAGACAAGCTTCGACACCAGTTCGACTACCTGTCGGCAAGCCCGTCCGTCGAGCTCACCGCCGGCTCGTGGTGTCGGTTTGTCGATGAGCCTCCAGCGGTCCCTCAGGTGGTCGCCGACGACCTGTGGCGCCCGCAAACCCCGGTGTCCTGGCAGATCGCTGCGCTGTCGCAAAACCTGATGATTCAGCCCGCTGCCTGGCTGGCATCCCGGTCGCTGGTCGAGCGGGTTGGTCCCTGGAATCCAGCGCTGTCGCTCAACGACGACGGCGAATATTTTGCGCGGCTGATGCTGGCGACGGATCAGGTGGGCTTTTCGGCCCGTGCGCTCAGCTTTTATCGATCGGGCAGCGACCAGACGCTGAGCGCGGGGCGGTCGGCGTCCCACTTCAAATCGGCGGTCACGGCGCTCGAGCTGATAGGGCGGCAGCTGCTTGCTGTTGAGGACTCGGACGCAGTCCGATCCGCACTCGCCGCGGCGTGGTCGCGGCTGGCGGTCGAGTGTTACCCCTACGCGCCTGACTTAAGCCTGAGCTGCGAGGTCAGTGCTCGAGACCACGGCCACTTTCAGCCGGCGGTGGGTGGCGGGCGGTGGGTACGACGCTTGGCCGGCCCCCTGGGCTGGCGGTTGGCCCGACGACTCCAGGCGACGGTCTACGATCTAGGCTACCGCCAGTTCGGTCAGCGACGAACAGCCCGAAAGGCGCCGCATGCCTGA
- a CDS encoding glycosyltransferase family A protein codes for MSLALCIPAYNAAEFLPRLLEDAARQTQPFDEIWVHDDASTDGTGALAKRLGARVLRSDQNVGCSLGKHRLLEATACDLVHFHDADDGLRPDFVAANLAAMGAEIDVLLSGYEYREHQNGSLLARRLFDDAALVDDPVAYTIEEPINAICGVYRRRSVLAAGGYQIPDRQLFNEDQAFHCRLARGGLKFRALQSIHVINYRVPGSMSGAAQQACVSAQFEVMAQAAAESGPRHHSAISTRLWQISAVAASLKDWRVADRAALLASQLAGQGPGEGHAAYRWLARRAPRVAIRLRERAIGWLGKRPVEERP; via the coding sequence ATGAGCCTGGCGCTCTGTATTCCCGCGTACAACGCCGCTGAGTTTCTGCCCCGGCTGCTGGAGGATGCGGCCCGGCAGACCCAGCCCTTCGATGAGATTTGGGTTCATGACGACGCCAGCACCGATGGGACAGGCGCCCTGGCAAAACGTCTCGGCGCCAGGGTCCTCCGCAGCGATCAGAACGTCGGTTGTTCCCTGGGCAAGCATCGGCTGCTGGAGGCAACGGCGTGTGACCTGGTTCATTTTCACGACGCTGACGACGGTTTAAGACCGGACTTTGTGGCCGCCAATTTGGCGGCCATGGGCGCCGAGATTGACGTGCTTCTCAGCGGTTATGAATATCGGGAACATCAAAACGGTTCGCTCCTCGCCAGACGTTTATTTGATGACGCAGCACTCGTGGACGATCCGGTTGCCTATACGATCGAAGAGCCCATCAACGCCATCTGCGGTGTTTACCGCCGTCGGTCTGTGCTCGCCGCCGGCGGCTACCAGATTCCTGATCGGCAGCTGTTTAACGAGGACCAGGCGTTCCATTGCAGACTGGCGCGCGGGGGCCTCAAATTCCGGGCGCTTCAATCCATCCACGTGATCAACTACCGGGTACCTGGGTCGATGTCGGGAGCCGCTCAGCAGGCCTGTGTTTCAGCGCAATTTGAGGTGATGGCCCAGGCGGCCGCGGAATCGGGGCCGCGACATCACTCGGCGATTTCCACCCGGCTTTGGCAGATCAGCGCCGTGGCGGCATCGCTCAAGGACTGGCGTGTCGCCGACCGTGCGGCGCTGCTGGCAAGCCAGCTAGCTGGACAGGGCCCGGGTGAAGGTCACGCGGCTTACCGATGGCTGGCACGCCGCGCGCCGCGGGTTGCCATTAGGCTGCGCGAGCGCGCGATTGGCTGGCTGGGAAAACGGCCGGTGGAGGAGCGGCCGTGA
- a CDS encoding glycosyltransferase family 4 protein, whose translation MRLALIIPEWGEVAGGIATYYRHLVPELISLGHDVQVFVGSSSVIDEEPQEPFAHGLQNRIYQQHLQRFAHLKPLAGLDRHLAAAWALKQQVDEAAREQPFDVVECCDWGLGFMPWLESDTPLAVRLHASLSQIADAEQLPGERVFQTVTALIEQLGLTWADGLVTYADANADRWSALLGKTVSVIRPPYPLAESGGGAGRALVSGKIQRWKGVEVLLQAMERVPDAQLDWYGRDMPTRLDGKPISMSELMGKRFPDCWGSRLLPRGMVPPSELAERRRESAFVVVPSSWDVFNFTVVEAMASGIPAIVSGGAGASELVEHGVNGFRFEAEDPAALADCLGRCLAQRPAEREAMGAAARAAVAEQLDPANQARRHVEFYERVAGTERLARPVELWRSVLDSAGGLTGAGDLAQNFAGRDLAKALVERGAQRLGLQR comes from the coding sequence GTGAGGCTGGCGTTGATCATTCCTGAGTGGGGTGAGGTCGCCGGTGGGATCGCTACGTACTATCGACATCTTGTGCCCGAGCTGATCAGCCTCGGGCACGATGTGCAGGTTTTTGTCGGCAGCAGTTCGGTCATCGACGAAGAGCCGCAAGAACCCTTTGCGCACGGCCTCCAAAATCGGATCTATCAACAGCACCTTCAGCGCTTCGCGCATCTGAAGCCGCTGGCTGGGCTCGACCGCCATCTGGCTGCGGCCTGGGCGTTGAAACAACAGGTTGATGAGGCGGCGCGAGAACAGCCCTTTGACGTGGTTGAGTGCTGCGATTGGGGGCTGGGGTTCATGCCCTGGCTGGAAAGTGACACGCCGCTGGCCGTGCGGCTGCACGCCAGCCTCAGCCAGATCGCTGACGCTGAGCAGCTGCCCGGAGAGCGGGTCTTCCAGACCGTGACGGCACTGATTGAGCAGCTTGGCTTAACCTGGGCTGACGGACTCGTCACCTACGCTGACGCAAACGCTGATCGCTGGTCGGCGCTGCTGGGAAAAACGGTGTCGGTGATCCGGCCGCCGTATCCGCTCGCTGAGAGCGGCGGTGGCGCAGGTCGGGCCTTGGTCAGCGGCAAGATTCAGCGTTGGAAAGGGGTTGAGGTTTTGCTGCAGGCGATGGAGCGGGTGCCGGATGCACAGCTCGATTGGTACGGCCGGGACATGCCCACACGGCTCGATGGAAAACCAATCTCCATGTCGGAGCTGATGGGCAAACGCTTTCCCGATTGCTGGGGAAGCCGGCTGCTGCCCCGCGGCATGGTTCCGCCGTCGGAGCTCGCGGAGCGCCGCCGCGAGTCCGCTTTTGTCGTCGTTCCCTCGAGCTGGGATGTCTTCAATTTTACGGTTGTGGAGGCGATGGCCTCCGGGATTCCGGCCATTGTGTCGGGCGGCGCCGGCGCCTCGGAACTTGTGGAGCATGGCGTAAACGGATTCCGGTTCGAGGCGGAGGACCCGGCCGCGCTGGCGGACTGTCTTGGCCGCTGTCTGGCGCAAAGACCTGCTGAGCGCGAAGCTATGGGCGCTGCCGCAAGAGCCGCCGTGGCCGAACAGCTCGACCCCGCGAACCAGGCGCGCAGACATGTTGAATTCTACGAGCGAGTGGCCGGCACCGAACGACTTGCGCGACCGGTCGAGCTATGGCGAAGCGTGCTCGACAGCGCCGGCGGTCTGACCGGCGCGGGGGATCTGGCGCAAAATTTTGCCGGTCGCGACCTGGCCAAAGCGCTGGTCGAACGGGGCGCGCAGCGGCTGGGGCTGCAGCGATGA
- a CDS encoding ABC transporter ATP-binding protein has product MTGLWRDLATVLGDQLRRIPWVVGVMLTAAALDLLGVSLIAPFVGSAFSSSEQPTGGTPIWLGIAILLAFALRAVAGFYLQRTIVRFSDHHRALLMSRLLKQYLLQPWAFHLQRSEAELTNTLLYEVALYSGNVLNALLRLIADGLVLLALGLFLVFLSPPVAVAMGMLIGVTVLLVNLVTRRPMRQNAERIVRRYERVVQTVGNSLAALKQARVLGSQRLFCRRLEQAAAEQAEATALQNALQTVPRSALELAVVTLMLGAALWAGRSPESLAAAMATLGTFGVASIRLIPAATSVANQVNLLRANRPVLGRLATDLRLPAADLNAPPPATGRLPELILERVSFCYPGSEVAALRDVSLSIEPGSCCGIVGPSGSGKSTLGDLLLGLLSPTAGVMTVDGTPLTEDNLSWTRRCAYIPQDPCLFHDSLRTNITLDDRSGRAVDAAVEKALGKAALGDLLEELPRGLDEPLGDRGQRLSGGQRQRLAIARALFHQREFLVFDEATSALDDATERDIISAITELRGKATVLVITHRKALLAPCGEVFEIKDGQLALQADRKVVA; this is encoded by the coding sequence ATGACCGGGCTCTGGCGAGACCTCGCTACCGTGCTGGGCGACCAGCTGCGGCGGATTCCCTGGGTGGTGGGCGTGATGCTGACCGCGGCAGCGCTCGATCTGCTGGGTGTGAGCCTCATTGCGCCCTTCGTCGGCAGCGCGTTCTCGTCCTCCGAACAGCCGACAGGCGGTACGCCGATCTGGTTGGGCATCGCCATTCTTCTGGCTTTTGCGCTGCGGGCGGTTGCCGGCTTCTATCTGCAGCGCACCATTGTGCGCTTCAGTGATCATCATCGCGCCCTGCTGATGTCCAGGCTGCTGAAACAGTATCTCCTTCAGCCCTGGGCTTTCCATCTGCAGCGCAGCGAGGCCGAGTTGACCAACACGCTGCTCTACGAGGTGGCGCTTTACAGCGGGAACGTACTCAACGCGCTGCTTCGGTTGATTGCAGACGGCCTGGTCCTGCTGGCGCTTGGCCTTTTTCTGGTTTTTCTGAGCCCTCCGGTTGCCGTTGCGATGGGCATGCTGATCGGCGTTACCGTGCTGCTGGTGAACCTGGTAACCCGACGGCCGATGCGTCAAAACGCTGAGCGCATCGTTCGACGCTATGAGCGGGTGGTGCAAACCGTCGGCAACAGCCTGGCGGCGTTAAAGCAGGCGCGGGTTTTAGGTTCGCAGCGTCTTTTCTGTCGCAGGCTGGAGCAGGCCGCAGCGGAGCAGGCGGAAGCAACGGCCCTTCAGAACGCGCTGCAGACGGTTCCGCGCAGCGCGCTGGAGCTGGCGGTGGTCACCCTGATGCTCGGGGCGGCGCTGTGGGCTGGCCGAAGTCCGGAATCTCTGGCTGCGGCGATGGCGACGCTGGGAACCTTCGGCGTTGCCAGCATCCGGCTGATTCCTGCCGCAACGTCGGTGGCAAATCAGGTGAATCTGCTGCGGGCCAATCGCCCCGTGCTGGGCAGGCTGGCGACTGACCTGCGGTTGCCCGCCGCCGATCTGAACGCGCCGCCGCCCGCCACTGGGCGTCTGCCTGAGCTCATTCTCGAACGCGTGAGTTTTTGTTATCCCGGCAGCGAGGTGGCGGCGCTTCGGGATGTGAGTCTGAGCATCGAGCCGGGCAGCTGCTGCGGCATCGTCGGCCCTTCCGGGTCCGGCAAAAGTACGCTGGGCGACCTGCTGCTGGGGCTGCTTTCGCCGACAGCGGGGGTGATGACAGTCGACGGCACGCCGCTGACCGAAGACAACCTCTCCTGGACTCGACGCTGCGCCTACATCCCGCAGGACCCGTGCCTGTTTCATGATTCGCTCCGAACCAATATCACGCTGGATGATCGGTCCGGGCGAGCGGTAGATGCGGCGGTCGAGAAAGCGCTTGGCAAGGCGGCGCTGGGCGATTTGCTGGAGGAGCTGCCGCGCGGTCTGGACGAGCCGCTGGGGGATCGCGGCCAGCGGCTTTCGGGCGGCCAGCGACAGCGGTTGGCAATTGCCAGAGCGCTTTTTCATCAGCGCGAGTTTTTGGTTTTCGACGAAGCCACGTCAGCGCTGGACGATGCCACCGAACGGGACATTATCAGCGCGATCACCGAGCTTCGCGGAAAGGCGACCGTGCTGGTGATCACGCACCGCAAAGCGCTGCTGGCCCCGTGTGGTGAGGTTTTTGAAATCAAAGACGGACAGCTTGCGCTGCAGGCTGATCGGAAGGTGGTGGCGTGA
- a CDS encoding glycosyltransferase family 4 protein yields the protein MQVLALVTEAFNARGGIQEFNRHWLTSLALGPANRVEVLATGGGDYESSGLRQRSAKGRWRYLAMARQALAEQPPDLLLCGHLSLLPLAAWLAGRHGLPLWLQLHGIEAWQRPASLWRRPGLARVSLVTAVSRYTRRRFLSWSNLPEHRVRILPNTVGEDCFAEPATGRPPREVPDRYLLSVGRLDAQERYKGHDQVIRALSSVLQDQPDLHYVIAGSGSDLGRLEALAARCGVADRVVFLHAVTRAELHFLYRHAELFVLPSTGEGFGIVYLEALACGCPVLGLGQDGSADPLSLAGGTFVASEDMARSILKALRERTNRPADPAAVRERFGLPAFRAQVDALTAETMTQ from the coding sequence GTGCAGGTTCTAGCTTTGGTCACCGAGGCGTTCAACGCCCGCGGCGGTATCCAGGAATTCAATCGCCACTGGCTGACCAGTCTGGCTTTGGGGCCAGCCAACCGCGTTGAGGTACTCGCAACCGGCGGTGGTGACTATGAGTCTTCCGGTCTGCGGCAGCGCAGCGCCAAGGGCCGGTGGCGCTATCTTGCGATGGCGCGCCAGGCGCTGGCGGAGCAGCCTCCTGACCTGCTGCTGTGCGGCCACCTTTCTTTGCTCCCGCTGGCCGCCTGGCTGGCAGGCCGCCATGGCCTGCCGCTCTGGCTTCAGCTTCATGGTATCGAGGCGTGGCAGCGGCCCGCTTCGCTCTGGCGGCGCCCGGGTTTGGCTCGGGTTTCCCTGGTCACCGCCGTCAGCCGTTACACGAGGCGGCGCTTTCTGAGCTGGTCCAATCTGCCGGAACATCGGGTGCGGATACTGCCGAACACGGTAGGCGAGGACTGTTTCGCTGAGCCGGCAACGGGCCGGCCGCCGCGAGAGGTGCCGGACCGCTACCTTCTGAGCGTCGGGCGGTTAGACGCGCAGGAACGATACAAGGGGCATGACCAGGTCATCCGCGCGCTGTCCTCGGTTCTGCAGGATCAGCCCGACCTGCACTATGTGATCGCCGGCAGCGGATCCGATCTCGGCAGGCTAGAAGCCTTGGCTGCCCGCTGCGGCGTGGCGGACCGCGTGGTTTTCCTTCACGCGGTTACCCGGGCCGAACTGCACTTCCTCTATCGTCATGCTGAGCTGTTTGTGCTGCCGAGCACCGGTGAGGGTTTCGGCATCGTTTATCTGGAGGCGCTGGCCTGCGGCTGCCCGGTGCTGGGCTTGGGTCAGGACGGCAGCGCCGACCCGCTGAGCCTCGCCGGCGGGACATTTGTCGCCTCGGAAGATATGGCACGCTCAATCCTGAAGGCTTTGCGAGAACGAACCAACCGGCCGGCTGATCCGGCAGCGGTGAGGGAACGATTTGGCCTGCCGGCGTTTCGGGCGCAAGTCGACGCATTGACGGCGGAGACCATGACCCAATGA
- the asnB gene encoding asparagine synthase (glutamine-hydrolyzing), whose product MCAVNGIYAYHRSAPDVDPVEAATTRDAMTRRGPDDCGLWESADHRLVLGHRRLSIIDLSEAGRQPMVSGCGRFVLCFNGEIFNYEELREELTADGERFRSSSDSEVLLKLLRRHGSDALRRLRGMFALAFWDQQTRELLLARDHFGIKPLYVADDGWQLRFASQVKALLTSRAVSRELDPAGQAGFLLTGSIPEPFTLYRAIRPLPAGHYQRCGPTGPAAPVSFLSEPSNANGNRPADLKAAVEDSIKAHLVADVPVGVFLSAGIDSAVLAALASRQNPKLEALTVGFAEYRNSDRDEVTLARQIAGRLGVRHQVSYYAREQFERDLPKVLSAMDQPSIDGLNTWIVAGAAAKAGWKTALSGLGADELFAGYPSFSDVPRWHRQASWASWVPGLGRLLRTALGPICSVLGLSPKAAGMLEYGESLGGAYLLKRGLFMPWELPGLMGRSAAREGLRRLNLVGRMDQRARRESNPAAAVSALEQGFYLKNQLLRDADWAGMSHSLEIRVPYVDTSLQQLAGGVRFNKTDLLRTAADLLPETLFERPKTGFTTPLDQWRGHPGAGWARHWAQELQCRF is encoded by the coding sequence ATGTGCGCCGTTAACGGCATCTACGCGTACCACCGCAGCGCGCCGGATGTGGATCCGGTGGAAGCGGCGACGACGCGCGACGCGATGACCCGTCGGGGCCCTGACGATTGTGGGCTTTGGGAGTCGGCAGACCACCGGCTGGTGCTGGGCCATCGGCGTCTCAGCATCATCGATCTGAGCGAGGCGGGTAGGCAGCCCATGGTCAGCGGCTGCGGCCGCTTCGTCCTGTGCTTCAACGGCGAAATCTTTAACTATGAGGAGCTGCGGGAGGAGCTGACGGCGGACGGCGAGCGGTTTCGGTCCAGCAGCGATTCGGAGGTCTTGCTGAAGCTGTTACGCAGGCACGGGAGTGATGCGCTGCGCAGACTGCGCGGCATGTTTGCACTGGCGTTCTGGGACCAGCAGACGCGTGAGCTGCTGCTCGCTAGGGATCACTTTGGCATCAAGCCCCTTTACGTTGCGGACGACGGCTGGCAGCTGCGTTTCGCCAGTCAGGTGAAAGCGCTGCTGACCAGCCGAGCGGTTTCCCGCGAACTGGACCCGGCCGGCCAGGCCGGCTTTCTGTTGACCGGCAGCATCCCTGAACCCTTTACGCTGTATCGTGCCATTCGCCCGCTGCCGGCGGGTCACTACCAACGCTGCGGTCCTACCGGGCCAGCAGCGCCGGTTTCCTTCCTCAGCGAGCCTTCGAACGCGAACGGGAATCGACCGGCAGATCTCAAAGCGGCAGTCGAGGACTCGATCAAGGCACACCTCGTGGCCGACGTTCCCGTCGGCGTTTTTCTGTCGGCGGGCATCGACAGTGCCGTCTTGGCGGCCTTGGCGAGTCGGCAGAATCCGAAGCTTGAGGCGCTGACTGTCGGCTTTGCCGAATACCGCAACAGTGACCGTGACGAGGTGACGCTGGCGCGCCAGATCGCCGGCCGCCTGGGCGTGCGCCACCAGGTGTCTTACTACGCTCGGGAACAGTTTGAGCGAGACCTGCCGAAGGTGCTGTCGGCCATGGATCAACCGAGTATCGACGGCCTCAACACCTGGATTGTGGCGGGCGCGGCGGCAAAAGCCGGCTGGAAGACAGCGCTATCCGGCCTGGGCGCCGATGAGCTGTTCGCGGGCTATCCGTCGTTTTCGGATGTTCCTCGATGGCACCGGCAGGCATCCTGGGCGAGCTGGGTGCCGGGCCTGGGCCGCCTGCTTCGAACGGCGCTGGGGCCAATCTGTTCGGTATTGGGGCTGTCGCCTAAGGCCGCCGGCATGCTCGAGTATGGCGAGAGTCTGGGCGGGGCTTATTTGTTGAAGCGCGGTCTGTTTATGCCCTGGGAGCTTCCCGGGCTGATGGGGCGCTCGGCGGCGCGCGAGGGGCTGAGGCGCCTCAACCTGGTGGGCCGCATGGACCAGCGGGCCCGGCGAGAGAGCAATCCAGCGGCCGCAGTCAGCGCGTTAGAGCAGGGTTTTTACCTCAAGAATCAGCTGCTGCGTGATGCGGACTGGGCGGGGATGAGTCACTCGCTTGAGATCCGGGTGCCGTATGTTGATACGTCGCTACAGCAGCTGGCGGGGGGAGTGCGCTTCAATAAAACTGATCTCTTGCGGACCGCGGCGGACCTCCTGCCGGAAACGCTCTTTGAGCGACCCAAGACGGGCTTCACCACGCCGCTGGACCAATGGCGTGGCCACCCAGGCGCGGGCTGGGCGCGCCATTGGGCGCAGGAGCTGCAGTGCAGGTTCTAG
- a CDS encoding winged helix-turn-helix transcriptional regulator, which produces MHQEIHYRLLKLLEHQPSCSQRVLARRLEISLGKVNYCLKALVDTGMIVPETDVGLGKPRRYRVTAQGRQARRLAAAAFLEHKTHELESLRREIERLKAELRHDVDRTSEEGHVRR; this is translated from the coding sequence ATGCATCAAGAAATCCATTACCGTCTGCTCAAGCTGCTGGAGCATCAGCCCAGCTGCAGTCAGCGTGTGCTCGCCCGACGGCTGGAGATCAGCCTGGGTAAGGTCAACTATTGCCTGAAAGCCCTCGTGGATACCGGCATGATCGTCCCGGAGACGGATGTTGGACTGGGCAAACCTCGACGCTACCGCGTCACCGCCCAGGGGCGCCAGGCACGGCGGCTGGCGGCGGCGGCCTTTCTGGAGCATAAGACCCACGAACTGGAGTCGCTTCGTCGGGAGATTGAGCGTCTCAAGGCTGAGCTGCGGCATGACGTTGACCGCACGTCCGAGGAAGGCCATGTGCGCCGTTAA
- a CDS encoding transcription termination/antitermination NusG family protein: protein MILNKDTWFLVQSKVAGEERAREQLDRQGYQTYLPMARNPLRRRRVRRAAQPLFARYLFVAVTQEQVLAPIDSTFGVSRLVRFGTEPAQVPGWVISGLQAATCPDTGLVRLDQPALSAGDPVEVFGGPMAGLRGIFQAADGNARAWLLVELLGQSRRVSLPLDSLRAAR from the coding sequence ATGATTTTAAATAAAGACACTTGGTTTTTGGTTCAGAGTAAGGTCGCTGGCGAGGAGCGCGCCAGGGAGCAGCTGGACCGTCAGGGATACCAGACCTACCTGCCCATGGCTCGAAACCCGCTGCGGCGTCGGCGGGTTCGCCGGGCGGCGCAGCCGCTTTTTGCCCGCTATCTGTTTGTGGCCGTCACCCAGGAGCAGGTGCTGGCGCCGATCGATTCAACCTTTGGTGTTTCGCGGCTGGTGCGCTTCGGCACGGAGCCTGCTCAGGTCCCTGGCTGGGTGATTTCGGGGCTGCAGGCGGCCACCTGTCCCGACACCGGGCTGGTCAGGCTGGACCAGCCAGCGCTGAGCGCCGGTGATCCGGTTGAAGTATTTGGTGGCCCGATGGCCGGGCTCCGAGGCATTTTTCAGGCGGCGGACGGCAACGCCCGAGCCTGGCTCCTGGTGGAATTATTGGGCCAGTCGCGGCGGGTTTCCCTGCCGCTTGACAGCCTTCGCGCAGCTCGCTGA
- the galE gene encoding UDP-glucose 4-epimerase GalE — protein MAMSDGKPTVLVTGGAGYIGSHTCKVLKRARYRPVVLDNLSTGHRWAVKWGPLIKGDLLMPEVIDRVMVEYQPIAVIHFAALAYVGESVRDPQRYYRNNVVGTLNLLDSMRRHKVDKMVFSSTCATYGEPRLIPIPEAHPQFPINPYGRTKLVIEQALRDYGSAYGLKSASLRYFNAAGADPQGDIGELHEPETHLIPLLLEVAAGLKENVTVFGQDYDTEDGTCIRDYVHVNDLAKAHVLALETLDGGGGTQTYNLGMGRGYSVRQVIDAARRVTGKDIPVVDGAARPGDPPKLVADATRAHNRLRWEPEYLEIEPLIETAWQWLQHRLKHKDQFSD, from the coding sequence ATGGCGATGAGTGACGGCAAACCCACAGTTCTGGTGACCGGCGGCGCCGGCTACATCGGGTCCCACACCTGCAAGGTCCTCAAGCGAGCGCGGTATCGCCCGGTGGTCCTCGATAATCTGTCGACCGGCCATCGGTGGGCCGTGAAATGGGGTCCCTTGATCAAGGGCGACCTGCTGATGCCGGAGGTGATCGACCGGGTGATGGTCGAGTATCAGCCGATTGCGGTGATCCACTTCGCAGCGTTGGCCTATGTCGGCGAATCGGTGAGAGACCCGCAGCGCTATTACCGGAACAACGTGGTTGGCACGCTGAACCTGCTCGACAGCATGCGGCGTCACAAGGTCGACAAGATGGTGTTCTCCAGCACCTGCGCCACCTATGGTGAACCCCGCCTGATCCCCATTCCCGAGGCGCACCCGCAGTTCCCGATTAACCCCTACGGCCGAACCAAGCTGGTCATCGAACAGGCGCTGCGCGACTACGGTTCGGCTTATGGCCTCAAGTCGGCCTCGCTGCGCTATTTCAACGCAGCCGGCGCGGACCCGCAGGGTGACATCGGGGAGCTGCACGAGCCGGAGACCCACCTCATTCCGCTGCTCCTCGAGGTGGCTGCCGGGCTTAAGGAGAACGTTACGGTGTTCGGGCAGGACTACGATACCGAGGACGGCACGTGCATTCGGGACTACGTCCACGTGAACGATCTGGCAAAAGCGCATGTCCTGGCGCTGGAAACCCTTGACGGCGGTGGCGGCACCCAAACCTATAACCTTGGGATGGGTCGCGGTTATTCCGTGCGGCAGGTGATCGATGCGGCGCGCCGGGTGACGGGCAAGGATATCCCCGTGGTCGACGGCGCAGCGCGACCCGGTGATCCGCCCAAACTGGTCGCTGACGCGACCCGCGCTCACAATCGGCTGCGCTGGGAACCGGAATACCTGGAGATCGAGCCGCTGATCGAGACCGCCTGGCAGTGGCTGCAGCATCGCCTGAAACACAAAGATCAATTCTCTGACTGA
- a CDS encoding UDP-glucuronic acid decarboxylase family protein, with amino-acid sequence MTSPEGRRYHTRRRVLVTGGAGFLGSHLCEKLLEAGADVICLDNFFTGTKDNIRHLLDHSSFELLRHDVTFPLYVEVDEIYNLACPASPVHYQSDPVQTTKTSVHGAINMLGLAKRLGCRILQASTSEVYGDPELHPQPESYWGRVNPIGPRSCYDEGKRCAETLFFDYHRQHALPIKVARIFNTYGPRMHPSDGRVVSNFVVQALRGEPLTLFGDGSQTRSFCYVDDLIDGLLRLMRSAEDFVGPVNIGNPGEFTVRELAELVIELTGSSSPIEYRPLPQDDPTQRQPRIELAEQALDWRPKVELRQGLGRTIEYFDRLLGNGDE; translated from the coding sequence GTGACCAGTCCGGAAGGCCGCCGCTATCACACCCGGAGGCGGGTGCTGGTTACGGGCGGCGCCGGTTTTCTCGGTTCACATCTCTGCGAGAAGCTGCTGGAGGCCGGGGCGGACGTGATCTGCCTGGACAACTTTTTTACCGGCACAAAAGACAACATTCGCCATCTGCTCGATCATTCGAGTTTTGAGCTGCTGCGTCACGACGTAACCTTTCCGCTCTACGTTGAGGTGGACGAGATCTATAATCTCGCCTGTCCAGCGTCGCCCGTGCACTATCAGAGTGACCCGGTGCAGACCACCAAGACCAGCGTCCACGGCGCCATCAATATGCTGGGTCTGGCCAAGCGACTGGGCTGCCGTATCCTCCAGGCATCCACCAGCGAGGTCTACGGGGATCCCGAACTGCACCCGCAGCCCGAATCCTATTGGGGCCGGGTGAATCCGATCGGGCCTCGGTCGTGTTACGACGAGGGAAAACGGTGTGCTGAGACGCTGTTTTTTGACTATCACCGGCAGCACGCGCTGCCGATTAAGGTCGCTCGGATTTTCAACACGTATGGGCCACGCATGCACCCATCAGACGGTCGGGTCGTGTCGAATTTTGTGGTCCAGGCGCTGCGCGGCGAGCCGTTGACGTTGTTTGGCGATGGCAGCCAAACCCGATCGTTCTGTTATGTGGACGATCTGATCGACGGGCTGCTGCGGCTCATGCGCTCGGCCGAAGACTTTGTCGGGCCGGTCAATATCGGCAATCCGGGTGAGTTCACCGTCCGGGAGCTGGCGGAGCTGGTGATTGAGCTGACGGGCAGCAGTAGCCCCATCGAATACCGTCCGCTGCCGCAGGACGATCCGACCCAGCGTCAGCCCAGGATCGAGCTGGCCGAGCAGGCGCTTGACTGGCGGCCGAAGGTGGAGCTCCGGCAGGGCCTGGGCCGAACCATCGAGTATTTCGATCGGCTGCTGGGCAATGGCGATGAGTGA